CGGACCCAGGTTCTCCGTGCTTTCTCCAGCACCATCACCCTGAAGGGCTCTGGATAACTCAGATGTGACATCAGAGTTGCTTAACCCCGTCCTGATTCAGCCTTCACGCCCAAGCCCCGCTGCCATGAAGAAGAAGCCGGGCAATGGGCGGGGGCCGGACCCTGCGGCCCCCCAGCAGCGAGCCCGCTCTGTCACCAAACCAGCGGAGGTGACTTGCCCACCGCGGGGGCGGGGTGACACCCTGAGATGAGATTTGGGTGCTGTTGCACCCTCGCCATCTCAGCCTGGACCTCTTGCCCTGGGGGGGCATCGCGGGCGGTGGTTGCTGACACGAGTGGGGTTTTTGCCCCCCCCCAGTACGTGGGATCCTTCATGGTGGAGGAGCTGGACCCGCAGCAGCGAGCGGGGCcactggaggagcagctgcGGGCGCTGAAGGTCGGAATCTACCACTGCTCCTCTCGCTGGGAAACACAGGGGACCCCAAATAATGGGGCACCCACAGGGGGCACAGCCCAGACCCCCAGTGGCACATCTCCCCCCGACAGGACTGTCCCAGGAGGAGGTCGGTGGTGCTGAGGTTCAGCTTGCAGGGGCTGAAGGTCTACAGTGCTGATGGGGAGGtagggggctgggggggtcaAGAGGGATGAGAAggggtgctggggctcaggggggctgAGTACGGGGCGCAGGGGTGTTGGGAGGGTCAGGCGTGCTGGGAGGGAGGTCAGGAATGCTGGGAGGAGGGGTCGGAGGTGCTGAGGGTGTCAGGGATGCGGGGGAGGTGTCCGTGTTCTGCTGGGAAGGTGCTTCGGGGGGTGGGGTGCTGTACCTCTCTGAGCATTGCTTTTCTCTCGAGAAGCTGTTCCGTGTGTGCGCCCGGGGGTGGCTCGGGGGGTGCTGGTGTCCCTGACCCGCTCCCGTCCCGCAGACGCTGCTGATGGCACACGCACTGCGCCGCATCCTGTACAGCACCTGGAGGCTCCCCGACCGCCAGTTCGCCTTCGTGGCCCGCaacccccacagcccccccagcACCCTCTTCTGCCACCTCTTCGTGGGGCTCCCGGGAGAGGTGGCGGCCCAACCCCCCCACGCCCCCAAAACaccatcattattattatttttaatatttgcacGCAGCGTCTTTCACCTCCTCCAGGTCCAGAccctgcacctcctgctctgccgCTCCTTCCAGCTCGGCTACCTCCTGGCGCACCCCGAGGAGCAGGCGGGCGAGGGGGAGCTCCCGGGGCCGGGGGTGCTGCGGGAGCCCCTCAACCCCGAGGAGGTGTCACGAAATGTCAACGCTCTCGTGTCCTTCCGGCGCCTGCCCGCGCCCGGCGGCCTCGGCCCCCTGGGCCCCGGGGTaggtgccctgccctgccctgccctgtccctgccctgccttgccctgtccctgccttgccctgccctgtccctgccctgcccggccctgtccctgccttaccctgccctgccctgacctgccttgccctgccctggccctgccttgccctgtccctgccctgccttgccctgtccctgccctgccttgccctgtccctgccctgtccctgccttgccctgtccctgccctggcccggccctgtccctgccttaCCCTGCCTtaccctgcctgtccctgccttgccctgtccctgccctgccttgccctgtccctgccctgccttgccctgtccctgccctgccctgtccctgccttgccctgtccctgccctgtccctgccttgccctgccctgtccctgccatgccctgtccctgtccctgccctgccgcTGCTCCTTTGCTCGTCTCACACCCGGGATTCGCACTCGCTGTTTCCTCGCTTTGAACTTTGGGCTTTGGCACAGTCCGTTTGCGGCTGTCCCTCTGTGGCCCTTCCTTCACACGGCgtttcacagaatattctgagctggaaaggacccacagGGGTCATCAAAGTCCCGCTcgtggctctgcacagcccagccccgtTTCTCTCACAGCAGTCTGGCTATGGTGCTCGTAGCAGGGGGTGATTTTGCACAGGCAGCTCTTGTGCAGCCTTTTCTCGCCTTTTGAGCAGCACCTTGCCACACCATACATTATTACCTGGTGTCTTGCAAGGTGTTTCCTTGCGTTTCCTCCCTTGCAGCCTTTCTCTGCACAGTGGCGCGTGCACAGTGTTTTGCACAACCTTTCCTCGGACGGTATTTTGAGGGTCACACTTTGCAGGGTCCATCTTGCACAGCCCGGTGTTTGGAACTGGCCAGTTTGCACAGCTAGTATTTGCACAGCGATTTTACAGTGCAtctttttcttggtgtttttgCACAGTACTTTCTTTCCATGATACGTTTTTGTACAATTATTTGCACGGTGGTTTGCATGGCTGTTTTGGCGTGGTACTTCTTGCAGCTCTTTTTGCACTGTTTTTGCAAGCATGGtgattttttcctgtgttctgCATGGCATTTCTTCTGCACATTATGTTTTACACAGCATTTTTTGTACTGCATTTTCCCCACGGTGTTTCGcacattttgtttgtttgttgttttttggggtttttttccgTGGCGTTTTGCACAGCTTCTTTGGTGTCGCATCCTTTAGACAGCGTTTTCCTGCGCGGTGTTTTGCCTGACATTCCCCCCGGCCAGAGCCCCCCGGGCTCCCTCACAGCCTGTCCATCCCCAGGACCGGCGGCCGGGGGCGGAGGGCAGAGCCTGGCGCCCGGGCAATCCCTACTGCTCCCCCGTGCTGGTGCGCAAGAAAGCCATTCGGAGCAAGGTGCTGCGCTCGGGAGCCTACCGGGACTGCGGGGGCGAGGggcagctccaccagcagccCCGCGACGCCGGTGAGTGcggggggaaactgaggcacgggcACACACCGTGCCACGGGCGTTCGGGGCGAAGAGGGGATTGACGGGCTCCCGCGGcggcagcaggaggggaaagcAAAGGGGCGAGGAGCTTGGCCTTCCTGCCCGAAAACGAGAGCGTCCTCGCCGAGAGCGTGTGGGCCTTCGCCGGCATCGCCAGGTGAGAGCGTGTGCGAGCGCCTGATCCTCGGcgcccacagccctgcccatcccagggctcctgccccattcccgctcctgccccattcccggGCCTGTTCcatccccggccctgccccatcccagggctcctgccccattccagggctcctgctccatccccgctcctgccccatcccagggctcctgccccatccccgctcctgccccattcccggGCCTGTTCCATccccgctcctgccccatcccagggctcctgccccatccccgctcctgccccatcccagggctcctgccccatccccgcTCCTGCTGCATTCActgccctgccccatccccggccctgccccatccccgctcctgccccatcccagggctcctgccccatccccggccctgctccatccccgctcctgccccatcccagggctcctgccccatccccgctcctgccccattcccggGCCTGTTCCATccccgctcctgccccatcccagggctcctgccccatccccgctcctgccccatcccagggctcctgccccatcccagggctcctgccccatccccgctcctgccccatccccgctcctgccccatccccggccctgccccatccccgctcctgccccatcccagggctcctgccccatccccggcactgccccattcccagccctgccccatcccagggctcctgccccatcccagggctcctgccccatccccgctcctgccccatccccgctcctgccccattcccgggcctgccccatccccgctcctgccccatccccgctcctgccccatccccgctcctgccccatccccggccctgccccatccccggccctgccccatccccggccctgccccatccccgctcctgccccattcccccCTCGTCCCCAGGGCCGCCGGGGTGGCTCTGCTGCGGCGGGACGTGCCCGGCGCTTTCCTGCTGCGCCCCGAGCCCGGGCTGCCCAGGCGCTGGTGCCTGTGGGTGCGGGCGCCCTGCGGGGTCGTGTCCTACGGCCTGGTCAGGACACACCAGGGCAGGTTCTGCGTGGAGGTGAGTgcggggctgcgcggggcggTGGCTGAGGGCGCTCGGTGCGTGAGGCCCCGGGGCTGCAGCGGGGTGAGCGCATCCGATGTGTGTGTGCGGGGTGCAGCGGGCTGTGAGTGCAGGCGGTCCGTCTGTGCGACCCTGCGCTGCCGTGCTGTGCCTCGGTGCGTGGGTGCGCCGCGTGAGTGCATTTGGTGTGCCCGTGCGTGGATGTGTGCACatactctgtgtgtgtttggacCACCCATGCATGGCTGCACTGGTGCCTTGGAGGCAGCAAGGTGGGTACAGGTGCAGGTGTGGGTGCACCAGGGGTGTGGCTGTGTGGGCCGATCGATCCACGGGTGCCTTGGGACACAGGTGTATCTGGGCACGGCACACAGGTACCCCTGGGCGTGGGTGCACCTGTGCATCCACCCTTCGGTGTGTAACACCTGAGTTTGGGGCACTAAAGCACAGGTATGCGATTCACAAGTACACGGGTGTGGATTTGATCCACCAGCCAGGTCAGGgtgcctctgctctgtgggTGTGTCTGGGTGTATCTGGCACACGCTGTCCCAAGACCCCACGCAGGGGCGCGGTGTGTACGCGGCTGTGCTGAACTCCCGCCTTTACCAGTGCCCTGGCGCGGGGGTGCCTCGGCTCCGTGGgcacctgctgcagagcccaggggtgcGGGAGGTGCGTGGGTGTGCTGGCACACGGCACGCGGGGATTTGCTGCGTGGGCACACTCAGTTCAGGGGTGCAGGGGTGTGTGGGCACAGCCTGCGAAGGGGCTcatctctccctcccctctctcccgATGGCAGCACTCCAATGCCGAGTTCGCCAGCGTGGCCGCCCTCCTGGCCCACTACTCCGGGCCACCGGGCGGCTGCTTCTGCCGCCTGGGCCGCGGCCGATGCAACCCCGGCTACGAGGAGCGGGAccccggcggcggggccggcagcAGCGCCGGGGCGGGGGAGGCCGCCTGGGCCCCCGCCGCCCCCATCGGGGTGCAGCACGAGCGGGGGTAGCCCGGCCGCTCGCCGAGCACGGCTGTCCCCCGACACCCCCAGCTTTAACTCGCTGCCGCCTGCCTTATCCCCCTGCCCGGGCTGTCGGGCGCCCCCGCAATAAAGCTCTCGTGCATCCGGGGTGGGGCTCTCTGGCTGCTCACCCGCGCCCGGCGGGACACACCGCACCCCTGTGTGCTCACACGCGTGTGCTCACTCCGGCCCAGGCACCCCACGGATTCCACTCTTGCCCTCTCGCACGGTGCACCGCAGGCTCTGCACTCACGTACCTGCCCCACGGCACCACGCGCTGGGCTCCCCTCCTGCACCTCACCGGTGCTGCGGTGCTGCTCACAGGAGGATGCACACCCACCTGTTCACTCCCTCTCCCTTGCACACGCAGGGGTCACAGCCGTGCACGGGCACAGCTGCGTACCGGTGTCACCACACACACCAGTGCCGCTGTGCACAGGCACACGTGCGTGCTCTTGTGCACCACGGCCTGCACACCTGTCCTCGCGCACCCCTCCTCGCGCACCTGTCCTCGCACACCTGTCCTCGCGCACCCCTGTCCTCGCGCACCCCTCCTCGCACACGCACACCTGTCCTCCAGCACACCTGTCCTCGCGCACCCCTCCTCGCACACCTGTCCTCGCGCACCCCTCCTTGCACACCTGTCCTCGCGCATCCCTCCTTGCGCACCTGTCCTCGCGCACACCTGTCCTCGCGCACCCCTCCTCGCGCCCGCGCGCGCGCAGCAGTCACGTGATGCAGTGGGCGGGGCCTGTCTCCCGGCGCCGTCCCCGTCGCTGTGGCGACCGCGTGCGGTCAGTCGCGCAtgcgcggggccgccgccgccttcCGTCGGGGTCAGTGCGCGCCCTCGGGGCGGCACCGCAAGGTTACCTCAGGTTTTCCCTTGCTCCGGCCCCTTCGGGCGTGTCTCGGCTCCCGAAAGTTACCCTAAGGTTTCTTACCCTTTCGTTTCCCGCCCTTCAGCTTCCCCTCCGGCTTTCCCTCACGAACGCCCTCTCCGATTTCCTCCCGCCTGACCTGCCTAATTCCCCTCAGACTTGTTCCCAgcttcccccttttcctgcatccctcccagctcttttctccatgctttccccttctccccGCTCCTCCCTGGCTCGGGGTCCTTCCCCCGCAGTGGGTGCAGATCCCCAGGTTAGGCTCGGCCCGGCGCCCCCCAGTTCCGCCGGGTGAGCGcctgtggggctgctctggatggacacttccaggaatcCGGGGGCAGCCAAAGCTGCCAAACCCATGATTTTAGGGACATTTTTACTGTGGTGAAAAACCTTAGAGAAGATGGAGAACCTCAGCCTGGCTTAGATTGGCAAAATAATAGGGGATCCCTTTGTTTCCTTGTTAACAGatcagcacagaaaacagcCGAGGTGAGAAATGAACTtgtcagcaaa
This DNA window, taken from Oenanthe melanoleuca isolate GR-GAL-2019-014 chromosome 21, OMel1.0, whole genome shotgun sequence, encodes the following:
- the SH2D5 gene encoding SH2 domain-containing protein 5, with the translated sequence MKKKPGNGRGPDPAAPQQRARSVTKPAEYVGSFMVEELDPQQRAGPLEEQLRALKDCPRRRSVVLRFSLQGLKVYSADGETLLMAHALRRILYSTWRLPDRQFAFVARNPHSPPSTLFCHLFVGLPGEVQTLHLLLCRSFQLGYLLAHPEEQAGEGELPGPGVLREPLNPEEVSRNVNALVSFRRLPAPGGLGPLGPGDRRPGAEGRAWRPGNPYCSPVLVRKKAIRSKVLRSGAYRDCGGEGQLHQQPRDAGEWESKGARSLAFLPENESVLAESVWAFAGIARAAGVALLRRDVPGAFLLRPEPGLPRRWCLWVRAPCGVVSYGLVRTHQGRFCVEHSNAEFASVAALLAHYSGPPGGCFCRLGRGRCNPGYEERDPGGGAGSSAGAGEAAWAPAAPIGVQHERG